From a region of the Teredinibacter turnerae genome:
- a CDS encoding aromatic ring-hydroxylating oxygenase subunit alpha, which translates to MSCTPLDTEFRRLSPKFYTDEIVYQSELTNIFGGRTWNYLCLMCEVPAAGDFIETYIGETPVVVVRDKSGDINAFVNRCTHRGSKVCIASKGKAKQFICPYHEWAFDLSGKLKGVPYRHGIDGKGGMPSDFNIGEHNLTPVKIAVRNGVVFGSLAPDMDDLATYLGPKICSYFDRVCDGRPLKVIGKMRHIIKANWKLQIENVKDPIHAAILHSFFKVFGIWRSDQKTDVVVSETGSSSVLVSTASFDKLKPAKAESALSLADPRMIQHIREFEGGTGAVMTIWPNLIFLQQLNCLVMRHVRPDGASRCIQTWTFFGFQDEDVSLTEQRLLQANLLGPAGFVTVDDNEVLELIQEDAVALGDTPVVLEAGEGMGDADYMVSESAIRAFYRFYKSALGEPRHG; encoded by the coding sequence ATGAGCTGCACACCATTAGACACTGAGTTCAGACGACTTTCGCCAAAATTTTATACTGATGAAATCGTTTATCAGTCTGAGCTCACCAATATTTTTGGCGGGCGTACCTGGAACTATCTGTGTCTGATGTGTGAAGTGCCTGCTGCCGGTGATTTTATTGAAACCTATATCGGCGAAACGCCGGTTGTTGTTGTGAGAGATAAATCCGGCGACATTAACGCGTTTGTTAACCGATGTACCCACCGCGGCTCAAAGGTATGTATTGCCAGCAAGGGTAAAGCAAAGCAATTTATCTGCCCCTATCATGAGTGGGCGTTCGATCTGAGCGGAAAACTCAAAGGTGTGCCCTATCGGCATGGAATTGACGGTAAAGGCGGAATGCCCAGTGATTTTAATATAGGCGAGCACAACCTGACTCCGGTAAAAATTGCGGTGCGTAATGGCGTTGTGTTCGGTTCGTTAGCGCCAGATATGGACGATCTGGCAACCTATCTGGGACCGAAAATATGCAGCTACTTTGACAGGGTTTGCGACGGTCGGCCGCTTAAAGTGATCGGGAAAATGCGGCACATCATTAAAGCTAACTGGAAGTTACAGATAGAAAATGTGAAAGATCCGATACACGCGGCGATTTTGCATTCTTTTTTTAAAGTATTTGGTATTTGGCGTAGTGATCAAAAAACCGATGTTGTGGTCAGCGAAACTGGTAGTTCAAGTGTGCTGGTTTCTACCGCGTCGTTCGATAAGCTGAAACCTGCCAAAGCAGAAAGCGCATTAAGTCTGGCAGACCCTCGGATGATCCAACATATTCGTGAGTTTGAGGGTGGGACCGGTGCTGTAATGACGATCTGGCCGAATCTGATTTTTTTGCAACAGCTCAACTGTCTGGTAATGCGTCATGTGCGGCCCGATGGCGCATCCAGGTGTATCCAAACCTGGACTTTTTTTGGGTTTCAGGATGAAGACGTCTCCCTGACCGAGCAGCGTCTACTACAAGCCAATTTACTTGGTCCCGCGGGTTTTGTGACTGTGGACGATAATGAAGTGCTAGAACTCATTCAGGAGGATGCTGTTGCCCTGGGCGATACCCCAGTTGTTTTAGAGGCTGGTGAGGGCATGGGGGATGCTGATTATATGGTTTCGGAATCTGCGATTCGCGCTTTCTATCGGTTCTATAAAAGTGCGCTAGGGGAGCCGCGCCATGGATAA
- the dld gene encoding D-lactate dehydrogenase, producing MCSMSNSELIRALQQVAGEENVLTSSKQTRYYRTGFRSGEGSAVAVVFPSSLWVQWQVLQACVNAGAIIIMQAANTGLTEGSSPSGHDYDRPVVIISGKKLDKLVLLNEGSQVLAFPGTSLYQLENALKPLKREPHSVIGSSCIGASVVGGIANNSGGALVQRGPAYTELSLYAQVNEQGELTLVNHLGLELGDSPQEILQRLEALPAESNAPATDKMASDREYIARVRDVNAETPARYNADPRRQFESSGCAGKLAVFAVRLDTFVAEEQSQVFYLGTNDAAVFTEIRRHILSSFEHMPVLGEYIHKTAFDVARDYGKDTFIAIKRLGTDAMPRLFSVKGYFTSVLNSVPLLPKDLPDRMMQWASKLFPQHLPNRLLQFHAQYEHHLIIKMSGDGIAELNRYLASLFGNENGHERADKSHAAANGAYIACTVDESTDAMLHRFAVAGAGVRYLQVNTEEVEDIVALDIALKRNESNWFEALPSEISEKILPPLYYGHFFCHVFHQDYLVKKGYCAKDVKKALLAYQDTRQAAYPAEHNFGHLYQVPPETEAFYRSLDPTNTFNSGIGKTSKQKRYGGCC from the coding sequence ATGTGTAGCATGAGCAATAGTGAGCTGATCCGTGCGTTACAACAGGTGGCGGGCGAAGAGAACGTTTTAACCTCGAGCAAACAAACCCGTTATTACCGCACCGGATTTCGCTCAGGGGAGGGCAGCGCTGTTGCGGTTGTCTTTCCCTCCAGTTTATGGGTTCAGTGGCAGGTGCTCCAGGCCTGCGTTAATGCGGGGGCCATCATCATTATGCAAGCTGCAAACACTGGTTTAACGGAAGGTTCCAGCCCGAGCGGCCACGATTACGACCGGCCGGTGGTGATTATCAGCGGCAAAAAACTGGACAAGCTGGTGCTGCTTAACGAAGGTTCGCAGGTGCTGGCTTTTCCTGGTACCTCGTTGTATCAACTGGAAAATGCGCTCAAGCCGCTAAAGCGTGAACCGCACTCGGTTATTGGTTCTTCGTGCATAGGTGCTTCTGTGGTGGGCGGTATTGCCAATAACTCTGGTGGCGCGCTTGTACAGCGTGGGCCAGCTTATACAGAACTGTCCCTTTATGCCCAGGTGAACGAGCAGGGCGAGCTTACTCTGGTTAATCATTTGGGCTTGGAGTTGGGCGATTCACCGCAGGAGATACTACAGCGACTAGAGGCGCTGCCAGCAGAGTCGAACGCGCCTGCAACGGACAAAATGGCATCTGACCGGGAATATATTGCGCGGGTACGCGATGTAAACGCGGAAACCCCAGCGCGTTATAACGCTGATCCGCGCCGCCAGTTTGAGTCTAGCGGCTGTGCGGGCAAGCTGGCGGTATTCGCCGTACGGCTCGATACCTTTGTTGCTGAAGAGCAGTCGCAAGTGTTTTATTTGGGTACCAACGATGCCGCCGTATTTACCGAAATTCGGCGGCATATTCTGAGCTCCTTCGAGCACATGCCGGTATTAGGCGAGTATATTCATAAAACCGCGTTTGATGTGGCGCGGGACTATGGCAAGGATACCTTTATCGCGATAAAGCGGTTGGGCACCGATGCTATGCCCAGACTTTTTTCAGTTAAGGGCTACTTTACGTCGGTGTTAAATAGTGTTCCTCTACTGCCGAAAGATTTGCCAGATAGAATGATGCAGTGGGCGAGTAAGCTGTTTCCACAGCATCTGCCCAACCGCCTGCTGCAATTTCACGCGCAATACGAACATCACTTGATTATAAAAATGTCGGGTGACGGTATCGCAGAATTAAACAGGTATCTCGCCTCGCTGTTTGGCAATGAAAACGGGCATGAGCGAGCGGATAAAAGTCATGCCGCCGCCAACGGCGCTTACATTGCGTGTACCGTGGATGAATCCACAGATGCAATGTTGCACCGCTTTGCGGTGGCGGGTGCGGGAGTGCGCTATTTGCAGGTAAATACCGAGGAAGTTGAAGATATTGTCGCACTGGATATTGCCCTAAAGCGCAATGAATCCAACTGGTTTGAGGCGCTGCCCAGTGAAATCAGTGAAAAAATTCTGCCTCCTCTATACTACGGTCACTTTTTTTGCCATGTGTTCCATCAGGATTATCTGGTGAAGAAAGGCTATTGCGCGAAGGACGTAAAAAAAGCCCTGTTGGCCTACCAGGATACGCGTCAAGCAGCTTATCCTGCCGAGCATAACTTTGGCCATCTGTACCAAGTCCCACCAGAAACAGAAGCGTTCTACCGCAGCCTCGACCCCACCAATACATTCAATTCCGGTATTGGCAAAACATCCAAGCAAAAGCGGTACGGCGGCTGTTGTTAA
- a CDS encoding glutathione S-transferase family protein, translated as MSNLKLYRHPISGHSHRAELMLSILGLDYELINVDLKNGEHKKPQFRKLNMLGQVPVLVDGDTVIADSSAILVYLAKTYDKTGAWLPDAAVELAEIQRFLSIASHQMVKGLVTARAIKLLGKDLDYTAAINESISLLNLLDEYLNGREWMVGEQHTIADIALYTYTKLAPEAGVKMDIYSNIRHWLGNVESINGFISMNAKK; from the coding sequence GTGAGCAATCTCAAGTTGTACCGTCATCCTATATCCGGGCATTCACATAGAGCAGAGCTGATGCTCTCAATTCTTGGTTTGGATTATGAGCTTATAAACGTAGACCTGAAAAACGGCGAGCACAAAAAGCCGCAATTTCGCAAACTGAATATGCTTGGTCAGGTTCCGGTATTGGTGGATGGCGATACGGTTATTGCTGACTCCAGTGCAATTCTGGTGTATCTCGCAAAAACTTACGATAAGACGGGTGCATGGTTGCCGGACGCCGCAGTGGAGTTGGCCGAAATACAGCGTTTTTTATCGATAGCCTCACACCAGATGGTGAAGGGTCTGGTCACTGCACGAGCGATCAAATTACTCGGCAAAGACCTGGACTACACCGCAGCCATCAATGAATCCATTTCTCTTCTCAATTTGCTGGATGAATATCTCAATGGCCGCGAGTGGATGGTTGGCGAGCAACATACTATCGCCGATATCGCCCTGTACACCTACACCAAGCTCGCGCCGGAAGCGGGGGTAAAAATGGATATCTATTCGAATATTAGGCATTGGTTGGGGAATGTGGAATCAATCAACGGCTTTATTTCGATGAATGCCAAGAAATAG
- a CDS encoding flavin-containing monooxygenase, giving the protein MRLETSNHQMKKVAVIGAGLAGLVTMRELREDSHSVTCFELEDDVGGTFYCRDDKVGAYNDIHLTISNYFMSFSSHIPKDRKRRYWTGSEYLEYLHDFADKYSLKKFVRFKTEVLRISPLDSETWEVEFRNSAGEIKSEYFDAVAICSGKFRNPNIPNINGLDQFKGSIHHSYMYKTPEAFKGKDVVCLGVGESGSDIAHQISKVANTAHLLIKRPKSIVSRIIFGDTNDSRTTRAAHYSFIVSQSNLEASLKTRIVQRGIRHNENKRERPLSSIWMWKYLVKQGLHGEFTNKNDAFFQDIDFGRLQLHLTDVDYAVEDGLILKDGTKIPCTDIMLSTGYKTQFDLIDHPAAKEAAENIRNCFCHMIHPDLRDTMAWIGFTRPDVGGVPTCAELQARYFSSLLAKRNALLPDAQLREEIARLKHEEQDFYFYMEPNKSENVKYYVFTRYLARLLGVEPKWYRLILNPRLFYNFYFGSMVAAQFRLFGHGKNYKEAKEFVYRAGITKAPLSHLLFFIPLCAGLSALAPAFRFVARLFNIENLDVNQDSSFRTVQEILKNQWPGCKRFSGVDDNTNLVDLFDKKYELEGFKFFLQQRYGVHASVIGSGEVSVSSVNSHLAKGHYSEASATS; this is encoded by the coding sequence GTGCGTCTAGAAACATCCAATCATCAGATGAAAAAAGTGGCGGTTATCGGCGCCGGATTGGCCGGGCTTGTCACTATGCGCGAGTTGCGCGAGGACAGTCACTCAGTAACCTGTTTTGAACTGGAGGATGATGTAGGGGGTACCTTTTACTGCCGGGATGATAAGGTAGGCGCATACAACGATATCCATTTGACAATATCGAACTACTTTATGTCGTTTTCCTCCCATATCCCCAAGGATCGTAAACGGCGTTATTGGACAGGTTCGGAGTATCTGGAATATCTCCATGATTTCGCAGACAAATACAGCCTGAAAAAATTTGTGCGGTTCAAAACAGAAGTATTGAGAATCTCGCCACTGGATTCGGAAACCTGGGAAGTCGAGTTCCGCAACAGTGCCGGCGAAATCAAGAGCGAATATTTTGATGCTGTTGCCATATGCAGTGGAAAATTTCGGAACCCGAATATCCCGAACATTAATGGCCTTGATCAATTCAAGGGTAGTATTCATCACAGCTATATGTATAAAACCCCTGAGGCATTCAAAGGTAAAGACGTGGTGTGCCTTGGTGTTGGAGAGTCGGGTTCCGATATCGCACACCAAATATCAAAGGTTGCTAACACCGCGCACCTACTGATCAAACGCCCGAAAAGTATTGTATCGCGAATAATTTTTGGCGATACCAACGATTCCCGCACCACCCGTGCTGCGCACTATTCCTTTATTGTAAGCCAGTCCAATTTGGAAGCCTCGCTGAAAACCCGAATTGTACAGCGCGGCATTCGACACAACGAAAACAAGCGCGAGCGTCCGCTATCGTCCATCTGGATGTGGAAGTATCTGGTAAAACAAGGGCTTCACGGCGAGTTTACCAATAAGAATGATGCGTTCTTCCAGGACATAGATTTTGGCCGCTTGCAGCTTCATCTTACTGATGTGGATTACGCCGTGGAAGACGGTCTGATCCTCAAAGACGGCACTAAAATACCCTGCACCGACATCATGCTGTCCACGGGCTATAAGACGCAGTTTGATCTTATTGATCATCCGGCGGCGAAGGAAGCCGCAGAGAATATCCGCAATTGCTTTTGTCATATGATCCACCCGGATCTGCGCGACACCATGGCTTGGATAGGCTTTACCCGGCCCGACGTGGGTGGCGTTCCAACCTGCGCAGAACTGCAAGCGCGCTATTTTTCGTCGTTGCTTGCCAAGCGTAATGCGCTGCTACCCGATGCGCAGTTACGTGAGGAGATCGCACGCCTAAAGCATGAAGAACAGGATTTCTATTTCTACATGGAACCGAATAAATCCGAGAATGTAAAATATTACGTATTTACTCGCTACTTGGCGCGCCTGCTTGGCGTGGAACCAAAATGGTATCGACTGATTCTGAATCCCCGACTTTTCTATAATTTTTATTTCGGGAGTATGGTTGCAGCCCAATTCCGCTTGTTTGGTCACGGTAAAAACTATAAAGAAGCAAAAGAGTTTGTCTATCGGGCGGGTATCACCAAAGCGCCATTGTCTCACTTGCTGTTCTTCATCCCGCTTTGCGCAGGGTTATCGGCGCTCGCGCCAGCGTTTCGCTTTGTTGCCAGGTTGTTTAACATCGAGAATTTGGATGTTAATCAGGATAGTAGCTTTCGTACCGTGCAGGAGATTCTCAAAAATCAATGGCCAGGTTGCAAGCGCTTTAGCGGTGTTGACGATAACACAAATCTGGTAGATCTCTTTGACAAGAAGTATGAGCTTGAAGGCTTTAAATTCTTCTTGCAGCAGCGTTATGGTGTCCATGCAAGCGTTATCGGTTCCGGCGAGGTATCGGTATCGAGTGTAAATTCCCACTTGGCAAAAGGTCATTACTCCGAGGCTTCGGCTACGTCATAA
- a CDS encoding DJ-1/PfpI family protein: protein MAKVLVIAGDFVEDYELMVPFQALQAMGHEVSAVCPDKSAGDKIKTAIHDFEGDQTYSEKPGHAFTLNASFADVSESQFDALVIPGGRAPEYLRLNPAVIDIVCAFAASAKPIAAICHGAQLLAAAKIIEGKKVSAYPACAPEVKLAGGDYADIAVDDAITDGNLVTAPAWPAHPAWLKQFNELLNK, encoded by the coding sequence ATGGCTAAAGTACTGGTTATTGCAGGTGATTTTGTTGAGGATTATGAGTTGATGGTGCCTTTTCAGGCGCTGCAGGCGATGGGGCACGAGGTGTCGGCGGTATGCCCGGATAAATCTGCCGGGGACAAAATAAAAACGGCGATTCACGATTTCGAAGGCGACCAGACCTATTCAGAAAAGCCTGGCCACGCGTTTACCTTGAACGCCAGTTTTGCGGATGTAAGCGAGAGTCAGTTTGATGCGTTGGTGATACCCGGTGGTCGAGCGCCGGAGTACTTGCGACTGAACCCTGCGGTTATCGACATTGTCTGCGCCTTTGCCGCCAGTGCCAAGCCAATTGCCGCAATTTGCCATGGCGCGCAACTGCTGGCTGCGGCGAAGATTATTGAAGGCAAGAAAGTATCGGCTTATCCTGCGTGCGCACCGGAAGTTAAACTTGCGGGTGGCGACTATGCGGATATCGCGGTGGACGACGCTATCACCGATGGCAATCTGGTAACCGCGCCTGCTTGGCCTGCGCATCCCGCCTGGCTGAAACAGTTTAACGAGTTACTTAATAAATAG
- a CDS encoding di-heme oxidoredictase family protein, with product MDIFRKKSVLTLMVGLGLPLFSYADCPADYPEQGVMGPHVEHADIANGAASLRKIRELGEHLFTAKFNICDGLGRPATTGGGEKREPTQPAFIRTSAPETNSCAGCHSQPFVGGAGEFVVNAFILAQRLDPVTESVSNEFSNERNTLGMHGAGAIEMVAREMTYELRAQAEGLADGEHVISSKGVDFEITVADGEVIDSKGIRPDLMVRPFAQSGNIASLRHFTIDAMNHHHGMQAEERFDLFAGKGFDSDHDLDGVHRELSIGDITALTVWQASLPVPIQVMPENRRLQHRIRDGKREFENVGCDSCHKPSLKLNSPLFSEPSPLNLEHTFRDVTQSIVWNMTTEGPRPRLRAEANGDIPVQAYTDLKLHNLCDAPEREDAIRFYCNEVLDQDRRAQDGRPGAELFLTRKLWDVGSSAPYGHRGDITTITEAILYHGGEARASRDNFDQLDSDKKAKLVEFLKSLQVVERDTL from the coding sequence GTGGATATTTTTCGTAAAAAAAGTGTTTTGACTCTGATGGTAGGCCTGGGCTTGCCGCTTTTTTCCTATGCAGATTGTCCGGCGGACTACCCGGAGCAAGGCGTGATGGGGCCGCATGTGGAGCACGCGGATATAGCAAATGGCGCCGCATCGCTGCGTAAGATTCGCGAGCTTGGCGAGCATTTGTTTACCGCAAAATTTAATATTTGCGATGGGCTAGGGCGCCCGGCGACGACAGGCGGTGGTGAGAAACGTGAGCCAACGCAGCCTGCATTTATTCGCACCTCTGCACCGGAAACCAATTCTTGTGCCGGGTGCCACTCGCAGCCCTTTGTTGGTGGTGCTGGTGAATTTGTTGTTAACGCGTTCATTCTCGCGCAACGCCTGGACCCGGTAACTGAATCCGTTTCGAACGAATTCAGCAATGAACGCAATACTCTGGGTATGCATGGCGCCGGTGCGATTGAAATGGTCGCGAGAGAAATGACCTATGAGTTGCGTGCACAGGCCGAGGGGCTGGCCGATGGCGAGCATGTAATTTCCAGTAAAGGCGTGGATTTCGAGATTACCGTAGCAGACGGTGAAGTGATTGACAGCAAAGGTATTCGACCGGATTTGATGGTGAGACCGTTTGCGCAATCGGGCAATATTGCCTCGCTCCGACACTTCACGATAGATGCGATGAACCACCACCACGGTATGCAAGCTGAAGAACGCTTCGACTTGTTTGCGGGTAAAGGGTTCGACAGCGACCACGATTTGGACGGTGTACATCGTGAGCTTTCCATTGGCGATATAACTGCACTTACAGTGTGGCAGGCGTCGCTGCCTGTGCCCATCCAGGTTATGCCAGAAAACCGCAGGTTGCAGCATCGCATTCGAGACGGCAAGCGGGAGTTTGAAAATGTCGGTTGCGATTCATGCCATAAACCATCACTCAAGCTGAATTCCCCGCTGTTTTCCGAGCCGAGCCCGCTTAACCTCGAACACACTTTCCGTGATGTAACCCAATCGATTGTCTGGAATATGACGACAGAGGGCCCCCGTCCGCGACTTCGAGCGGAGGCGAACGGAGATATTCCAGTGCAAGCCTACACCGACCTCAAACTGCATAACTTGTGTGATGCACCAGAGCGAGAAGATGCCATTCGCTTTTACTGCAATGAAGTATTGGATCAAGACCGACGTGCGCAGGATGGCCGACCAGGCGCCGAGTTATTTCTTACGCGAAAATTGTGGGACGTCGGCAGCTCCGCCCCTTATGGCCATCGCGGGGATATTACCACCATCACTGAAGCCATTCTGTACCACGGCGGTGAGGCACGAGCTTCCCGGGATAACTTTGATCAACTGGATTCGGACAAAAAGGCCAAACTCGTTGAGTTTTTGAAATCATTGCAAGTCGTTGAGCGCGACACACTATAA
- a CDS encoding cupin domain-containing protein, producing MSTTKQVQLINRDDIPSMRTVVVNGVEHWLGHVKDFTKHSALVDFLPKDNRISMAWVRLEAGEQLDEHTHPVDSMILLCEGSAETIGDVKSSMNAGDILVVPPGKDHGFIGGQPNGFWGLSLQFDSRGLYEEITDPWASFEKREADAMALRDDPKELLFQRNEYYMERFDKHRLFALINKGLLNKPANKARFLDCFQVWSNYFQKMVFARVLCTREGAHEDLAWDHLIEELGHNRDLSEARTKKTPVFDPVLESSAAWFQNIIQTLSDIEKVVLVHLVVECSATFFYKHVKPAMQTESTDKHFDEHSMHDHEHVKMGYDFIREYPVGDLAPLLEIQEKGWAMLGVVMARIADLVVHFAAADVEEPVAQQAEEPEKMELVGA from the coding sequence ATGAGCACGACCAAACAAGTTCAATTGATCAACAGGGACGATATCCCCTCGATGCGAACAGTTGTGGTAAACGGCGTAGAGCATTGGCTGGGGCATGTTAAGGATTTTACCAAGCACAGCGCATTGGTGGATTTTTTACCGAAAGACAATCGTATTTCCATGGCGTGGGTTCGCTTGGAAGCGGGTGAGCAGTTGGATGAACACACTCACCCAGTCGATTCGATGATTCTGTTGTGTGAAGGTAGTGCTGAAACCATCGGTGATGTGAAAAGCAGTATGAACGCCGGCGACATTTTGGTTGTGCCGCCGGGTAAAGATCACGGCTTTATCGGCGGGCAGCCGAACGGGTTTTGGGGGCTTTCGCTACAATTTGATTCGCGTGGCCTGTATGAGGAAATTACAGATCCATGGGCATCGTTTGAAAAGCGCGAAGCCGATGCTATGGCGCTGCGCGACGATCCCAAAGAGCTATTATTTCAGCGCAACGAATATTATATGGAGCGTTTTGACAAGCACCGCTTATTCGCACTGATCAATAAAGGGCTGCTAAACAAACCGGCTAACAAGGCGCGATTTTTAGACTGTTTCCAGGTTTGGTCCAACTATTTCCAAAAAATGGTGTTTGCGCGAGTGTTGTGTACGCGTGAAGGTGCACATGAGGACCTGGCTTGGGACCACTTGATTGAAGAGTTAGGTCACAATCGGGATTTGTCTGAGGCCAGAACCAAGAAAACACCAGTATTCGACCCGGTTCTCGAATCGTCCGCTGCCTGGTTTCAAAATATTATTCAAACGCTGAGCGATATCGAAAAAGTGGTGTTGGTACATTTGGTTGTGGAGTGCTCTGCAACGTTTTTCTACAAGCATGTTAAGCCTGCGATGCAGACAGAAAGTACTGACAAGCATTTTGATGAACATTCCATGCACGACCACGAGCACGTAAAAATGGGATACGACTTTATCCGCGAATATCCGGTGGGCGATCTTGCTCCGCTGCTCGAAATCCAGGAGAAAGGCTGGGCGATGCTGGGCGTTGTCATGGCTAGGATTGCGGATCTTGTCGTTCATTTCGCGGCAGCCGATGTTGAGGAGCCCGTCGCTCAGCAAGCTGAAGAACCAGAAAAAATGGAACTTGTCGGGGCCTGA
- a CDS encoding DMT family transporter — MRVLFVMALLVVLGTLLSMSVSMIKFASRDGLTPLAFLLSSSFIAGVLLQLVAILLGYRHRLNWHYLEYSVVTGFIFSLTNILSFFVVTKIGVSYLSILLSFPITLTWLLSIFLGMSKASFTHLLGTSLCVVGGIFLSFSANTGTGRLNIWTFIAFLIPVVIALGNIYRTKRWPELIHPIQLAASMLLFSCPVTGVVLVVGNNDWTLQLYRIFSEPRWVALQVTIYVFMYCLFFFVQKLSGPVYISFIGVIATLVGAATSIVILGEHAGVVFYLSFLFVLLGIFVFSLPRRNVVLTK; from the coding sequence ATACGCGTATTATTTGTGATGGCGCTACTCGTGGTGCTTGGTACGCTCCTCTCAATGTCTGTATCGATGATTAAATTCGCCAGTCGCGATGGCCTGACCCCACTCGCATTCTTGCTATCATCCTCGTTCATCGCTGGCGTTTTGCTTCAGTTGGTCGCGATACTTTTAGGCTATCGACATAGACTCAACTGGCACTACCTCGAATACTCCGTGGTTACCGGTTTTATATTTTCCCTCACGAATATTTTGTCTTTCTTTGTGGTAACAAAAATCGGCGTATCTTATCTGTCGATCTTATTGTCTTTTCCAATCACGCTCACCTGGCTGTTGTCTATATTTTTGGGTATGTCGAAGGCATCGTTTACCCACTTGTTGGGTACCAGTTTGTGTGTTGTCGGTGGGATTTTTCTTTCGTTTTCTGCGAATACAGGTACTGGGCGGCTTAACATCTGGACTTTTATTGCGTTTTTGATACCTGTTGTTATTGCGTTGGGTAACATATATCGAACAAAGCGTTGGCCGGAGCTGATCCATCCTATCCAGCTAGCGGCTTCCATGTTGCTGTTTTCCTGCCCAGTTACCGGCGTGGTGTTGGTCGTGGGTAATAACGACTGGACGTTGCAGCTTTATCGTATTTTTAGTGAGCCTAGATGGGTTGCGCTACAAGTAACCATTTATGTGTTTATGTACTGCTTATTTTTCTTCGTGCAGAAGCTCTCTGGCCCGGTTTATATTAGTTTTATTGGCGTTATCGCAACCCTCGTCGGTGCTGCCACCTCCATTGTGATTCTAGGTGAACATGCAGGCGTTGTATTCTACCTCTCATTTCTATTTGTATTACTGGGTATATTTGTTTTCAGCTTGCCTCGAAGAAATGTAGTACTAACCAAGTAA
- a CDS encoding phosphate acyltransferase, whose protein sequence is MKQKHIPRIAFPEYIDPRVSSAIEKSESQGLIKAVRPNFSQNANTKNEIITSLYEAAVKLVEDGVADGIIAGACASKKDIIKIILKNNKGNLKNRLFTIAPLRLKFANTSNVTYMLDPIIKTKKSAPALKEVIIQAISFFSELTNREPLVALITNNEHEEDTEEIFKSFTNLYSGELSENLYPYPVQLDVALNKKIREYKLKLTIENADILVFDDLTSANIFYKSASLLQNATSGAIMLGLKKGIYGLISRGAEKDEILRLIKFVSTRYNSTTKIKFP, encoded by the coding sequence ATGAAACAAAAACATATTCCACGAATTGCATTTCCAGAATACATAGACCCAAGGGTTTCGAGCGCCATCGAAAAATCCGAAAGTCAAGGGCTAATTAAGGCAGTGAGACCTAACTTCTCGCAAAACGCCAACACCAAAAATGAGATTATTACTTCGCTATACGAAGCAGCCGTTAAACTTGTAGAAGACGGTGTAGCTGACGGCATAATTGCCGGAGCTTGCGCCTCAAAAAAAGATATCATTAAAATCATATTAAAGAACAACAAGGGCAACCTCAAAAACCGACTTTTTACAATAGCTCCTTTAAGACTTAAATTCGCCAACACCAGCAACGTAACATACATGCTTGACCCAATAATAAAAACAAAAAAGAGTGCCCCAGCCCTAAAAGAAGTAATTATACAGGCCATATCTTTTTTCTCAGAACTTACAAATCGAGAACCTCTGGTAGCCTTGATAACAAACAACGAGCACGAAGAAGATACCGAAGAGATTTTTAAATCTTTCACAAACCTATATTCAGGAGAATTATCAGAAAACCTATACCCATATCCTGTACAACTGGACGTGGCTCTCAACAAGAAGATAAGGGAATACAAACTAAAGCTAACCATAGAAAATGCGGATATTTTAGTGTTTGATGACTTAACCAGTGCAAATATTTTTTACAAATCTGCAAGTCTTCTTCAAAACGCAACGAGCGGAGCTATAATGCTTGGATTAAAAAAAGGAATATATGGCCTAATATCGAGAGGAGCCGAAAAAGATGAAATACTTCGCTTAATAAAATTTGTATCAACGCGATACAATTCAACGACCAAAATCAAGTTTCCGTGA